The genome window CGATTGACGGCGATGCGCAGGGCCTGAAAGGTACGCGTGGCAAAGTGCTTATGCTGTTCGCGTCGCGGCGTTGCACCGCGCACCAGCTCGACCAGTGCGTTGGTATCAGCCAGCGGCGCTTCGCCGCGACGGGCAACCACGGCGCGAGCGATACGGCGGGCGTAGCGCTCCTCGCCGTAGTCGCGCAGCACCCGCGAGATCTCCAGTTCGCTGGCGTCCTGCAGCCACTGCGAGGCGGTCGGCCCGCTGCTGGTGTCCATGCGCATGTCAAGCGGCCCCGGCCGGCTGAAGCTAAAGCCCCGACTTGGATCGTCAAGCTGGATGGACGACATGCCCAGGTCGAAGAGCACGCCTGCAATCTGTCCGCGCAGGCCCAGCGCGTCCACGAACTCGCCAAGCCGCGCAAAGCTGCCATGGTGCACGCTGACACGTGGGTCACCGGAGAATTCGCTCAGGGCGCGTGCCACCGCCGCCGGATCTTTGTCGATCAGCAACAGTCGCCCGCCCGGTCCTAGCGCGGACAGCAGCGCGCGCGCGTGGCCGCCGCCGCCGAAGGTGGCATCCACGTAACAGCCGCTCGCTTGGATTGTCAGGCCTTGCATTACCTCATCCAGCATCACCGGCCGGTGCCCGCCGACGCTTGTTATGTCTGTCAAAACGCCAGCCGGCTGAGCTGCTCCGGCAGTTGCACGGCGCCGTCCTGGGCAGCACGCAGCCAACCCTGGCGCCGCTGATCCCAAGCCTGCTCGTCCCACAGTTCGAATTTGTTGCCGAGCCCAACCAGCATCACCTGACGGCCGATGCCGACCAGCTCACGCAGCATCGCCGGCAGCAGGATGCGGCCCTGCGTGTCCGGCTCGCACTCGGTGGCGTGCCCGATCAGGGTGTGTTTGAGTTGGTCCACCACTTCCAGTAGGTTCGGGGCGCGGATCAGCTCGCGCTCGATCGCCTCCCATTCGGGCAGCGAATACAGCAACAGGCAGTGTCCGCGGTGATCGAGCGTGAGGATGAGCTGGGTCACACCATCGCTTTGTAGGCGCTCACGGTAACGGCTCGGAATAGCCATCCGACCCTTGGCGTCAAGATTGAGCGCCGTGATTCCGCGAAACATGTTTCCCTCGGGCTATGGGCAGATTCCCCACATTCCGACAGTTGAACCCACAAATCCCCACCCAAGGGCCACTATAGGAACTGCGCTCCTCCGCTGTCAAGGCCAAGTTGCAAGCTGCCGATATGGGCCTTGACGCACAGCCTGGCGGGTAGAAGGCAACGTAAACTGCCGGCTTAACGAAACATCCACCTGGAAGACCCTCAGATGTCCGACGCGCTGCCCCCCGATCACCCCCAGCCAGGCACTACGCGTTCGCCGGTGGCCGCGTCAGACAGTGAGGCCTATTTGCGCCACCTGGTGACGATGGCGGTCGAAAGCCGCGTGTCCGATTTGCATTTGAAGGCCGGACTGCCTCCCTACTGGAGGCATCTGGGGGAACTTGACCCGATCCCCGACCAGCCGGTTCTGGTGCCCCAGGATGTCGCGGGTGTCGCGGCCGTATTGATGAGCGAGCGTCATACAGTGCAGTTCAACGAGCGACAGCAGGTTGATCTGGCGTACGGCGTTACCGGCATAGGCCGTCTGCGCGCCAACATCTATCGCCAGCGCGGCAGCGTGGCCATGGCGCTGCGGGTGATTCCCACGGAGATTCCGAGCGCCGCCGACCTGGCGTTGCCAGCGGCGATAGAGCTGTTCAGCAAGACCAAACGCGGCATGGTGCTGATCACCGGCGCCACCGGTTCGGGTAAGTCCACCACCCTGGCGGCGCTGATCGAGATAATCAATAAACGCGACCGGCGCCACGTCGTGACCATCGAGGACCCCATCGAGTACCTGTTCAAGGACAAGAAGTCGGTCGTCAACCAGCGCGAGGTCGGCATAGATACCAGCGGTTTTGGTGATGCCTTGCGCGCTGCCCTGCGCCAGGATCCTGACGTCATATTTATCGGTGAGTTGCGAGATGCCGAGACGATTACGACCGCGGTGCGCGCCAGCGAGACCGGCCATTTGGTGATCTCGACCCTGCACGCGCCCAACTGCTACGACGCCATCACGCGGCTGTTGTCGTACTTCCCGCCGCAGGAGCAGGACACGCAGCGCAAGGCGATTGCGGCCAATCTGCGCGGCATTGTCAGCCAGCGCCTGTTGCCGCGTGCTGACGGCAGCGGTCGGGTGGCGGCGTTCGAGGTCATGGTGGTCACACCGACCATCGCCGACATGATCGAGGATCCGCAGCGCCAGTCCGATATCTACGAGGTGATCAAGTCGGGCAAGCAGCATGCCATGGTGAGCTTCGACGACTATCTGTACGACTTGGTCGAGAGCGGCCAGATCAGTCGCGATACGGCCCTGGCCAACGCCTCAAACGTGACTGACCTGCGACTGCGCTTCCAGGGGTTTTGATCACCTGGACGTGATGACCCTGAAACAGGCAAGGGAAGGGCGGGGAGCCGGCCGATAAGCCGGGTTCTGTCGAGGGCAATCATTCATCTGCGGCCGGCGTCACCGCCTGCCTGTAGCGACCTACCCGGGGACCACGCGGACCACGTGTCGTGACCTTGCGGCCAACCGTCCCCCTATTTGGTCTTGCTCCGGGTGGGGTTTACCCTGCCACGGTCGTTACCGGCCGCGCGGTGCGCTCTTACCGCACCTTTTCAACCTTGCCTGTGCGCCTTGCGACGCCATCGGCGGTATGTTTTCTGTGGCACTTTCCGTAGGCTCGCGCCTCCCAGGCGTTACCTGGCACCCCGTCCTGTGGAGCCCGGACTTTCCTCGCCCGTTAGGACGCGATTGCCTGTCCGACTCCCCGCGTCCGCTAGTGTGGGGTCGGCTGCGGTCGCCTGCAAGCCGAGGGCGCGCCGGTAAACGCGGTTACGCGCCGCGCCACTGACCGCCACCGCCGCCGTGACGGCTTGTTTGAGTGGCAGCACCGGCAGCAAACGCCCGAGCAGAAGGTCGATCTCGTCAGCCCTGGCGGCGGGCGCGGTTGCACCCTGCAGCAGCAGCACAAACTCGCCCCGTTCGCGGCCGGGCTCGGCGCCAAGCCAGTCCCTGATGGCAGCTACCGAACCGGTGAGTATTGCCTCGTGCAGCTTGGTCAATTCCTTGGCGAGCGCGGCCGGGCGCTCACCGAACAGGGCCTCCACATCATCCAGCAGCGCCCGCAGGCGGTGGGGCGCTTCGTAGAAAATCAGCGTACGGGGTTCGTCGAGCAATCCGGTCAGGGCGGCCCGCCGCGCCGGGCCCTTGGCCGGCAGAAAGCCCTCGAACGCGAAACGGTCGGACGGCAGGCCGCTGGCCGACAAGGCTGCCACGGCAGCGCAGGGTCCGGGTAACGGAAGCACCACGATGCCCGTGGCATGAGCCGCCGCTACCAGGCGCTGACCCGGATCACTGATGGCTGGCGTGCCGGCATCGCTGATCAGCGCCACCAGCTGGCCCTGGGTGAGGTGCCCGATCAGGCGCGCGGTCTGCGCCGCCTCGTTGTGAGAGTGCAGCGCCACCAATGGCTTGCGGATGCCATAGTGGTCCAGCAACGGGCGGCTGTGGCGGGTGTCCTCGGCGGCGATCAGATCGGCTGCCGCGAGTACTTTGAGCGCCCTTGGGCTGATGTCGGCGAGATTTCCGAGCGGTGTTGCCACCACGTACAATCGTCCACCGCTTGCAGTTGTTTCCATTACCTATGCCCGGAGCCGGTCGGACCGTTTGTTGAACATTGTCCTGCGCGTTGTGGCAGCCGTTGTGCTGATTGCTGTCGCGGCTGGCTGCGCAAGCTCGCCGCCGGCCGCGAAGCCAGTCGCTGCGGTGGTGGTGAGCCCGGAACAGATCGCCCGAGACGCCGAACGGGTAGGTGATTACGGTGCTGCCGCACGTGCCTGGCAGGAGCTGGCTGGCGCCAGCCAGTCGCCGGGGCGGGAAGCATATCAATTGCGCGCCGCCGCCGCCTGGCTGGCGGCTGGCGACGCCACCAGCAGTCAAGCCCTGCTCGGGCAGGTCGATGTAGCTCCGCTTGGCGACGCACTGATTGGCCAAAAACAGATCCTGCTGGCCCGTCTGGCGCTCGGTCGCGGTGATGAACCCGCGGCCGCGGCGGCCCTGGCGCCGACCATCTACCTCGCCCTACCGGCCGAGCTGGCGACCGAGCGCGATGCACTGCTGCGCGAGCTTCCCGCCGGGGTCCTCGGGGAGCTGTCGCTGATGCCACTGACGGCGGGAAATTTCCTGGCCGTACTGCTGCCTTATGGCGGCAAGCTCGCACAGGTTGCGGACGCTATTACCGCCGGTATCGTGGCGGCTCGCCTGGAAGCCGATAGTGGTCCGGAGCTGCGGTTTTACGACACTGGCAATGACGCCGCGGCGGCGTATCACCAGGCGGTGGCAGACGGCGCCGCGGCGTTGATCGGGCCGCTTGAAAAAGCCGATGTCGCCGCGCTCGCCACAGGCCCCCTGCCGCGACCGACCGTCGCGCTGAATAACCCGCAGTCGCCGGTCGGGCAGGTCAACCTGTATCGCTTATCGCTGGACCCGGCCGATGAAGCCGCCGCCGGGGCGCGGGTATTCGCCGCCGCGGGTTATCGGGAAGTGGCCCTGTTGTACGTCGATGACAGCTGGGGACGGCGTCAGCGCGATCTTTACCAGACAGCCGTGGCGCAGCAGGGTGGACGGGTCACGCAAGCCGTGTCGTTCGATGCTGGCAGTACCGATTTCGCCGGCCGCTTGCGGGGCTTGCTTGGCGAACGGCTCGCCGCGCTGCAACCGCCAGCTTCGGGATCTTTGTCCCCTGAATCGGGTCCTGGCCGACAGGGCCTGATTGTGCTTGCCAGTGCTACCGACG of Immundisolibacter sp. contains these proteins:
- the rsmH gene encoding 16S rRNA (cytosine(1402)-N(4))-methyltransferase RsmH, translated to MMLDEVMQGLTIQASGCYVDATFGGGGHARALLSALGPGGRLLLIDKDPAAVARALSEFSGDPRVSVHHGSFARLGEFVDALGLRGQIAGVLFDLGMSSIQLDDPSRGFSFSRPGPLDMRMDTSSGPTASQWLQDASELEISRVLRDYGEERYARRIARAVVARRGEAPLADTNALVELVRGATPRREQHKHFATRTFQALRIAVNRELEDLVAGLDQAHAVLAPDGRLVVLSFHSLEDRIVKRFMRLHAGRFEGAEAIPTLALVRGPKKAGQAELASNPRARSAILRVAQRRPNTQPVPAHA
- the mraZ gene encoding division/cell wall cluster transcriptional repressor MraZ, which encodes MFRGITALNLDAKGRMAIPSRYRERLQSDGVTQLILTLDHRGHCLLLYSLPEWEAIERELIRAPNLLEVVDQLKHTLIGHATECEPDTQGRILLPAMLRELVGIGRQVMLVGLGNKFELWDEQAWDQRRQGWLRAAQDGAVQLPEQLSRLAF
- a CDS encoding type IV pilus twitching motility protein PilT, giving the protein MSDALPPDHPQPGTTRSPVAASDSEAYLRHLVTMAVESRVSDLHLKAGLPPYWRHLGELDPIPDQPVLVPQDVAGVAAVLMSERHTVQFNERQQVDLAYGVTGIGRLRANIYRQRGSVAMALRVIPTEIPSAADLALPAAIELFSKTKRGMVLITGATGSGKSTTLAALIEIINKRDRRHVVTIEDPIEYLFKDKKSVVNQREVGIDTSGFGDALRAALRQDPDVIFIGELRDAETITTAVRASETGHLVISTLHAPNCYDAITRLLSYFPPQEQDTQRKAIAANLRGIVSQRLLPRADGSGRVAAFEVMVVTPTIADMIEDPQRQSDIYEVIKSGKQHAMVSFDDYLYDLVESGQISRDTALANASNVTDLRLRFQGF
- a CDS encoding penicillin-binding protein activator, whose amino-acid sequence is MNIVLRVVAAVVLIAVAAGCASSPPAAKPVAAVVVSPEQIARDAERVGDYGAAARAWQELAGASQSPGREAYQLRAAAAWLAAGDATSSQALLGQVDVAPLGDALIGQKQILLARLALGRGDEPAAAAALAPTIYLALPAELATERDALLRELPAGVLGELSLMPLTAGNFLAVLLPYGGKLAQVADAITAGIVAARLEADSGPELRFYDTGNDAAAAYHQAVADGAAALIGPLEKADVAALATGPLPRPTVALNNPQSPVGQVNLYRLSLDPADEAAAGARVFAAAGYREVALLYVDDSWGRRQRDLYQTAVAQQGGRVTQAVSFDAGSTDFAGRLRGLLGERLAALQPPASGSLSPESGPGRQGLIVLASATDARQIVPQLGYIGAFGVPVLTSSRVWSGSSSQGTDADLEGVVFCDSPWALLRQTAGGRGDRLAAARVAWPQFDRDQPRLMALGADAYAVASQLLTGQSVDALPDGLTGALGLEADGALRRQVLTCARFHDGMPQLLTAGERP